GGGAAAAAATAGGTGCTTTTCAGTCCCTGAAGAGCACATGGGTGGTCATGGAGCTGGCGCCGAAGAAGCGCTTGCAGAACTCTGCCATGACCTTCGGGCCGTATTCCTTGCACGAGAAGATGTCGAGGTAGGCACCGTTGGTCTCGTTCGCAAAGTGACCGGAGACAAGGGAGGTCTCGATGAGCTGCATCATGGAGTAGCCGGCGACCTTCTCGCACGGGCCGAAGTGGACAACCGTCGGTTCGCCGAATCTCTTCATGTCAATGAGGTCGCAGAGTTCTACGATGAACTGCTTGATCCTGTCGGCGTCTCTGATCGTCGCCGGGTCGCAGTCCTTCAGGTCAACGCTGGTGTACAGACCCCAGGATCCCTGTTCCTTGAACTTCTTGATGATCTCATCGTCGGAAAGGGTGTCCCAGTAGTTCATGGTCTCGTTCACATTCAGCAGGTCAGTCTGATGCATAGTCTCGGTCTCAGTCATGTTCATCACGATCCCCCTCCGGAGCGGACCGGAAGGCATTGATGTAATTACAACTCGAATTGAGGATTTAAACATATCTATCGAGATACCTTGGAGCGTTCCGGATAATGACAGCAATATGAAGCAATAATTGAATATTATTGACCATTAAGCGTCAATTTCCAATATTGTCCCCAATATTGCCAACAATTCCAACAAAGCCCAGATTAAACCGCTTTTCGGATCGCCATATTCGATCGGCGACGCTCACACCCCCGATCGGTTCTGCGCTCAATAATTGGCCAGATCTGAATTTGGCGCGAGATTGACGAACCAAAAAGCAAATGAACGGGTTTTATTTGCCACATTCTGGCAAATTCTGTTTTAATTTGCCAAAAAAAGAATCAAGAAAGAATTTTTGGACCAAATATCCTCTATCGTGCCATATTGGATGCGATTCTGAATCGGACCGGCAATTGTCGAATTCAGTATGAAAAATAATATGAGAATTTTGTGGACGTCGATGCACATCACTGTTCATCTTCAGGGTCAGGGGGCAGGCGGCGGCGGCACCTCCGCACACTCCGGGGCGGGGCCGCACTCCCTGCGGTAGCTCTCCACTGCACGGGGTGCGCCATGGAGAAGACGCCGCACCGTATTATAGACGCTCGGCTGTTGAACGGGATCGGCAGAACGCATGATGCGGAGGAGCACCCCGACAAGCGGCGCCTGATACACATCTTCCATCAGGTCAAGGGCTCCGAAGACCTCCAGGGCACCGACGGTATTGTACTCGTTCACCGTTGCGAGGTCAGAGAGCACATCGGCAAGATAGTCCCTCCCCTCTTCCGTCTCAAGAGAGATCGCCCGGTTCCGCGCAAACCGGCCGAATAGAGCTCTTTGATCGTTGGACTGCTCGATCCTGAAGGTGGGGGAGGCGGCGGCCCGGCGGATCAGGTGCAGGGCGTCAGGGGCCCTGATGCCGCCGACGGTCGCCAGATAGGACTCCCATGAGACCGGATGGGAGCATGAATCCCTCTCAAACGACTCAAGCATGGAGAGACGGTCGGGCGCCGAGGAGTCCAGATACAGGGCGAAGGCAACAAGGCGGTCGGTGGCGCAGACCGCCGTCTCAAACTGATCCCTGATAATGGTGTGCACCTCGCCGGTATCAAGAGCGGCCAGAGTGGAGAGGAGGACGGATTTCACCTGCCTGGCCTTGATTGCCGCCGGGCTCCGGCCCTGAGGGGCTGCCGCATAGGTGGTGTAGAGATGCAGGAGACCGTCCTGGTGCCGCCCTGCAATACCGTGTATCAATCGCCTCCGCGCCTCGTAAAGGGCGGTATAGTGATGGGCATATCGGGGATCGTTCACCGTCTCGAAGATCGTCAGGAACTGTCCACCCGCCTCAGCCATCAGGGCAGGGTCGGATACGCACTCATACCAGAGGTCACAGAACCCCTCCGAGGGGACCGCAGAGCGATCCTCGAGCAGGGCGATCATCTCCCGTTCGGCAAGCGCCTGGAGTGCACAGAACCGGCCGATCACATCGGAATCGAGACGGACCTGCATGAAACGTTCTTCTACAGAAGCATCGTCATCCAGTCGTCCGTAGAACGAGTAGCCCCGGTTGGCCGAGACAAATGCGGGACGGTCGACCCCTTCGAACACCACCTCCTCATGCCGCCCGGTGACAATGTGCGTTCGCTCTGCCAGGGGCGTGCCGTTTCGGTCCATCAGGGCGATGACAAGGGGAAACTCCCACGTTTCAGCATCATGGGGCGTTTCCTGATCCAGGATAAGAGTGCAGGTCCGCATCTCCGGATCATAGCGTCTCGAGAGGCGTAGCGTCGGAAAACCGGTCTGTTTCAGCCAGAGATTGGCCATCCGCCCGAAACTGCGGTTGGCCTCCTCCTCCATCGCATCCAGCCAGTCCTGCCGTGAGGCGTTTGCATGGGCGAACCGGTGATGATACCGCGCAAGGGCACGGGCAAACGCCTCCGGTCCCATGATCCGCTCGATCATCCTGACAAACTCAGGGGCCTTCACGTAGGTGACGCCGGTGATCAGTTCATTGGGGTCATTGAAACCGTCGGGCTCGATCGGCATCGAGGCCGCCCCGGCATCGAGGGCAAAGGTCCCCCCCTCCGGAGCGACGAGATCGATCACCGTCTGGAGGCGGGCATAGGCATCGCCAAAGAGAAAGGCGAAGTATGCGTCCTCCACATGAACGGTCACCGCTTCGTTCAGCCAGAGCTCAAACGGACTCTTGCCGGTTACTTCAGAGCCATTGAGATTGTGATAATACTCGTGCACCTTCACCCGCACCATGTACTCATAGGCGCGGTCGGTCATCTGCGGGACGGGCATGATCCGGTTCGTGGTGATCGTGGTGTTGCCGACATTTTCCATGCCCCCATAGTCTGAGTTCTGCATCCCGATCTCGCGGTATATCGCTCCGGTATAGGCATAACCCGGCGTGATCTCCCTGATCTCCCCGGCCAGTCTGCGGCGCAGTTCATCAGTAGTTTCCCGGTCGCCGGATGCCTTCGCCAGGTCACGTTCCCTGCAGAGGTCGTAGATGCGGCGGCGGCGAGGGCGGTCCCGGTACATCTCCGGTCCGGTGAAGAGATAGACCCAGAGCACCCCGTCGGCAAGCACCTCCAGTGCCGATTGGACGACACCGGCGTCCGAACCCGGCGGCACCAGGAGTTCGAGGAGGAAGGTCCGGCCATCCGGGTACTCAAACTCCCTCCTGAAGGAGGCATAGGTGCCGACACCAAGGAAGAAGAGGTAGGGGGCCATCGGCGTCTTCAGATTTGAATAGGTGATCGATGCCCGTCCGCCACTGCCGGGCTGTATTTCAGAGAGGGGGTCACCGTTGGAGATGAGATCAGTATACCGCCCGTCGGCGATGATCGTCGTCTGATAGGTGCATTTTGCTGTCATATCGTCAAAGCAGGGAACGATCCGCTGGAACCCCCACTGCTGACACTGGGTGATCTGGGTCGGGGGAGCACCGGGCGGCGTGACATCATAATACAGACCCTCAAGCAGGTGATCGGTAGGTCTGCAGCGTGTCTCGGTGACAAGATGGAGGTCTGTCCCGCCCGGGACAGGGCGCTCGAAGAGGAAGGAAAGGAGATGACGGCCACGGTCATATTCCGTCAGGGCAGGAAATTCCTCACACTCGGCACGCTGAATTTCGAGATCACGCGCATTGAGATCAAGGCGAGTGACGGCGGCATCCCGCACCCGCACATGCATCCTCGATGAGACATCGGTATACTCGTCATGGACCGAAAAACGGAGGTCCATGTGGATGACATCCACCGGCAGATCGCCAAAATCTTCAGGATAGTAGATAAAAAGACGGGTCATCGGCCTCACCAGTGGTGGGGCCGGACGGCCCATTATTGTTCTGTTCGAAGGTTCTGCAGTGTGGTCCGGATGCGGCCGAGTGGAACGGCACCTTCAAAGAGGATGCAGAGCGTCGAGTCCTTTCCGGGGACGGCAAGAAGAATGCCGCCCGATGTTTCAAGAATGAAGCCACCCACACTCTCCGGCGCGGCGAGCGTTTCCGCCGCGCCGACGGCGTCGATGACAGCACGACAGGAAAGACCGGCGGGACGGGATCCAGAAGAGATGGTGAGGTCGTCACCGGCACAGCGACCGACCATCAACACCCCGGCCTCGCCTGAGAGTGCCGAGATCGGGTCGAGGGATTGAGGGTCTGCCCGCGCCGGTTTCACCTCCTGGACGGGTGGAGAAGGGGATATGCCAGGGGACCGCTCCAGGGGCGCATCGTGGACGTGCACGCCGTTTTCACGACACCAGAGGATCGCCGCCGCAAACTCGTCCCCGGTATATTTACGGAGGGTGAATGTCACCGCCTCCTGTGAACCAAGATATTCTCGAGCTGCATTTCCGCGCAGCGTCATACCTGCCGATC
This genomic interval from Methanofollis fontis contains the following:
- the speD gene encoding S-adenosylmethionine decarboxylase → MHQTDLLNVNETMNYWDTLSDDEIIKKFKEQGSWGLYTSVDLKDCDPATIRDADRIKQFIVELCDLIDMKRFGEPTVVHFGPCEKVAGYSMMQLIETSLVSGHFANETNGAYLDIFSCKEYGPKVMAEFCKRFFGASSMTTHVLFRD
- a CDS encoding M1 family metallopeptidase, which translates into the protein MTRLFIYYPEDFGDLPVDVIHMDLRFSVHDEYTDVSSRMHVRVRDAAVTRLDLNARDLEIQRAECEEFPALTEYDRGRHLLSFLFERPVPGGTDLHLVTETRCRPTDHLLEGLYYDVTPPGAPPTQITQCQQWGFQRIVPCFDDMTAKCTYQTTIIADGRYTDLISNGDPLSEIQPGSGGRASITYSNLKTPMAPYLFFLGVGTYASFRREFEYPDGRTFLLELLVPPGSDAGVVQSALEVLADGVLWVYLFTGPEMYRDRPRRRRIYDLCRERDLAKASGDRETTDELRRRLAGEIREITPGYAYTGAIYREIGMQNSDYGGMENVGNTTITTNRIMPVPQMTDRAYEYMVRVKVHEYYHNLNGSEVTGKSPFELWLNEAVTVHVEDAYFAFLFGDAYARLQTVIDLVAPEGGTFALDAGAASMPIEPDGFNDPNELITGVTYVKAPEFVRMIERIMGPEAFARALARYHHRFAHANASRQDWLDAMEEEANRSFGRMANLWLKQTGFPTLRLSRRYDPEMRTCTLILDQETPHDAETWEFPLVIALMDRNGTPLAERTHIVTGRHEEVVFEGVDRPAFVSANRGYSFYGRLDDDASVEERFMQVRLDSDVIGRFCALQALAEREMIALLEDRSAVPSEGFCDLWYECVSDPALMAEAGGQFLTIFETVNDPRYAHHYTALYEARRRLIHGIAGRHQDGLLHLYTTYAAAPQGRSPAAIKARQVKSVLLSTLAALDTGEVHTIIRDQFETAVCATDRLVAFALYLDSSAPDRLSMLESFERDSCSHPVSWESYLATVGGIRAPDALHLIRRAAASPTFRIEQSNDQRALFGRFARNRAISLETEEGRDYLADVLSDLATVNEYNTVGALEVFGALDLMEDVYQAPLVGVLLRIMRSADPVQQPSVYNTVRRLLHGAPRAVESYRRECGPAPECAEVPPPPAP